From Candidatus Protochlamydia phocaeensis, one genomic window encodes:
- the tal gene encoding transaldolase, which produces MNKLDQLKKMTTVVIDTGDIDAIKHYSPTDATTNPSLIFSAIQKPAYKPLMEEAFRYSQKAKNADEQMTLLMDKLFVNVGCEILKLVPGRVSTEVDARLSFDVEGSIQKAQSLIALYEEMGVSRDRILIKLASTWEGGLAARELEKMGIHCNMTLLFSLAQAIHSAEAQATLISPFVGRILDWYKKSEGVEGYPPAEDPGVKSVTKIYHYFKKFNYKTQIMGASFRNKEEILELAGCDLLTISPQFLEELHKAEGEVPRRLDPTKAKEMDIPRIPLDEKTFRWMVNDEAMACEKLAEGIRNFAKDAAKLENTLRVTFKIG; this is translated from the coding sequence ATGAATAAACTGGACCAATTAAAAAAAATGACGACAGTTGTCATCGATACAGGCGATATTGATGCCATCAAGCACTATTCTCCGACCGATGCGACAACCAATCCCTCCCTGATCTTTTCCGCTATCCAAAAACCCGCCTACAAGCCCCTCATGGAAGAAGCGTTCCGCTATAGCCAAAAGGCTAAGAATGCGGATGAGCAAATGACATTATTGATGGACAAGCTATTCGTCAATGTCGGTTGCGAAATCCTCAAGTTAGTCCCCGGCCGCGTATCGACAGAGGTCGATGCCCGTCTGTCCTTCGATGTAGAAGGAAGCATCCAAAAAGCGCAATCGCTGATTGCCCTCTATGAGGAAATGGGTGTTAGCCGCGACAGAATCCTCATCAAGCTTGCCTCAACATGGGAAGGCGGATTGGCGGCCCGCGAGCTGGAGAAAATGGGCATCCACTGCAATATGACTCTTCTTTTCAGCCTAGCACAGGCCATTCACAGCGCAGAAGCCCAAGCGACGCTGATCTCTCCTTTTGTTGGACGCATTTTAGATTGGTACAAAAAGAGCGAAGGCGTGGAAGGCTATCCGCCGGCAGAAGATCCCGGTGTGAAATCGGTGACGAAAATTTACCATTATTTTAAGAAATTCAATTACAAAACGCAAATCATGGGAGCCAGCTTCCGCAACAAGGAAGAAATCCTTGAGCTGGCCGGATGTGACCTCTTGACCATTTCACCTCAGTTTTTGGAAGAACTCCACAAAGCGGAAGGAGAGGTTCCCCGCCGCCTGGATCCTACTAAGGCAAAAGAGATGGACATTCCTCGCATTCCCTTAGATGAGAAGACGTTCCGCTGGATGGTCAATGACGAAGCCATGGCATGCGAAAAGCTGGCCGAAGGCATCCGCAATTTCGCCAAAGACGCCGCCAAATTAGAAAATACCCTGCGCGTCACATTCAAAATCGGCTAA